The Paenibacillus sp. MBLB1832 genome has a window encoding:
- the urtA gene encoding urea ABC transporter substrate-binding protein, producing the protein MREIKNKGKLTIALGMTLMMITAGCAKTETTTSTTAPVTSAAADAKAGGDTVPVGILHSLTGTMSISEVSVRDAELMAIDEINAAGGLLGKKIKPVIEDGASDWPTFAEKTKKLLQKDSVVTIFGCWTSASRKAVLPVVEQNKGLLWYPVQYEGVESSPNIFYIGATTNQQIIPAVTWLLQNKGKKFFLLGSDYVFPKTANKIIKEQLKADGGTLVAEEYTPLGHTDYNTIISKIKKEKPDVVFNTLNGDSNVAFFKQLKDAGITSKDLTTMSVSIAEEEVRGIGASVLDGHYTAWNYYQTTDIPENKKFVEAYKAKYGKDRVTDDPIEAGYTAVYLWAEAVKKAGSFDVEKVKAAAKGIEFNSPEGKVSIDGDNQHIFKTARIGQITADGQIKEIWNSGKSLKPDPFLKTYPWGVEVTK; encoded by the coding sequence ATGAGAGAGATAAAAAACAAAGGTAAGCTCACGATTGCACTAGGTATGACGCTAATGATGATCACGGCCGGATGTGCAAAGACAGAAACGACGACATCCACGACTGCACCCGTGACGTCAGCAGCCGCTGATGCCAAAGCAGGAGGGGATACCGTACCCGTAGGGATTCTTCATTCCTTAACAGGTACAATGTCCATTAGTGAAGTGTCGGTTCGTGATGCTGAGTTGATGGCCATCGATGAGATTAATGCAGCTGGGGGACTTCTGGGTAAAAAGATTAAGCCAGTCATTGAAGACGGCGCATCGGATTGGCCTACATTTGCAGAGAAGACTAAGAAGCTCCTGCAAAAAGACAGTGTTGTGACGATATTCGGATGCTGGACATCAGCAAGCCGTAAAGCGGTTCTTCCTGTCGTCGAGCAAAACAAAGGATTACTATGGTACCCCGTTCAGTATGAAGGCGTTGAATCTTCACCGAATATTTTCTACATCGGCGCAACAACCAACCAACAAATCATCCCCGCAGTCACCTGGCTCCTACAAAATAAAGGCAAAAAATTCTTCCTTCTTGGCTCCGACTACGTATTCCCAAAAACAGCTAACAAAATTATTAAAGAGCAATTGAAAGCCGACGGCGGAACTCTTGTAGCCGAAGAGTACACACCGCTTGGACACACAGATTACAACACAATTATTAGTAAAATTAAGAAAGAAAAGCCTGACGTTGTATTCAATACGCTGAACGGAGACAGCAACGTCGCCTTCTTTAAACAGTTGAAAGATGCTGGCATTACCTCCAAAGATCTAACAACGATGTCCGTGAGTATAGCTGAAGAAGAAGTCCGCGGTATTGGCGCTTCCGTTCTGGATGGCCACTACACGGCATGGAACTATTACCAAACGACGGATATACCAGAAAATAAAAAGTTCGTCGAGGCATACAAAGCGAAGTACGGAAAAGATCGTGTAACCGATGATCCAATCGAAGCTGGTTACACTGCTGTCTATCTATGGGCAGAAGCTGTGAAGAAAGCTGGTTCCTTTGACGTAGAGAAGGTAAAAGCCGCCGCCAAGGGGATCGAGTTTAACTCACCAGAAGGTAAAGTTTCGATTGATGGTGACAACCAACATATTTTCAAAACAGCACGTATCGGTCAAATTACCGCTGATGGTCAAATTAAAGAAATTTGGAACTCTGGCAAATCCCTGAAACCGGATCCGTTCCTCAAAACATATCCATGGGGCGTCGAAGTCACGAAGTAA
- a CDS encoding urease subunit gamma, translated as MHLTEREKEKLLITVAADLARRRLARGLKLNYPESMALLTSEIMEGARDGMTVEELMAFGTTILTADQVMQGVPSMIHEVQVEATFPDGTKLVTVHEPIK; from the coding sequence GTGCATTTAACAGAAAGAGAAAAAGAGAAGCTGCTCATCACTGTAGCTGCCGATTTGGCAAGACGGAGATTAGCAAGAGGCTTGAAGCTGAACTATCCAGAGAGTATGGCGCTTCTAACATCTGAGATTATGGAGGGCGCCAGGGACGGCATGACCGTTGAAGAGCTTATGGCGTTTGGAACAACTATTTTAACTGCTGATCAAGTCATGCAAGGTGTTCCTTCTATGATTCATGAAGTGCAGGTTGAGGCGACGTTTCCGGATGGGACGAAATTAGTTACCGTACATGAACCCATTAAGTAA
- a CDS encoding urease subunit beta, with product MVPGEYRTAKGFLDINVGRQTIGLIVTNTGDRPVQVGSHFHFFEVNRGLDFDREKAFGMRLDIPAGTAVRFEPGEQRPVQLVELGGAKLSYGLNHLSQGIAVKDHMSDEVKERWQAWEGKLGESN from the coding sequence ATGGTTCCAGGAGAGTATCGAACTGCCAAAGGCTTTCTCGACATAAATGTCGGACGACAAACAATTGGACTGATTGTCACGAATACAGGGGACCGACCTGTTCAAGTGGGATCGCATTTTCATTTCTTCGAGGTGAACCGCGGGTTGGATTTTGATCGAGAAAAGGCTTTCGGAATGCGCCTGGATATTCCAGCAGGAACGGCTGTCCGATTCGAGCCAGGTGAACAACGGCCAGTTCAGCTTGTCGAACTAGGCGGTGCGAAGCTGAGCTATGGCCTTAATCATTTGAGCCAAGGAATTGCGGTGAAAGATCATATGTCAGATGAAGTCAAAGAAAGATGGCAAGCCTGGGAGGGGAAACTCGGTGAGTCGAATTGA